One stretch of Fictibacillus sp. b24 DNA includes these proteins:
- a CDS encoding ABC transporter substrate-binding protein, whose amino-acid sequence MDNKLLILWRYFSSGSIRTEEIAEVLQISQKQTTRYLKKWTDDGWLNFTSGRGRGNVSKLEWLKDVEDIFEENVLRLIDSEPVEKSSKYLMFDWSTDTKMRLMNKFHSHFGFVQKTEDKLVVPKRYPFRTIHPLEAADAHSAHMVANVFNRLVFLTDQGEILPELAHSWDVTPTKLRLYLRKDVNFHDGSILTADDVVTCLEKLRIHEQNKELWSPVEEVYAKSTLVVDILFPGGCSYILPLLSTMTASIYKENKGRLYGTGSFMLEENTDQKTTLTAFIEHFQERPLLDAVEFVQVPKEFPIVYHSTLEPENSDTFQVESDSGFGVLIMNAYREGSQIARKEVRQYIHQLINSYRHRIQEYEPRATPNDNSCLIGQDQQISMTEIERPVFTEPLIVRVADHTEKTTRWLMDTLEQDNIPFEIKRMSFEETIFNREESQDVDLFIHGEIFELNQDLSFYFFLTNGFAPLPIILGKNQKWQERLSQYIHTPFEKWTELNVALEKKLIEEAIMIPLYYEKRFIPFSTELMNVNIKHFGYVDFSKLWVRPTIEE is encoded by the coding sequence ATGGATAATAAACTGCTTATTCTGTGGCGATATTTTTCATCTGGCAGCATTCGAACTGAAGAGATTGCCGAGGTACTTCAGATCAGTCAGAAACAAACGACACGCTACTTAAAAAAGTGGACAGATGATGGGTGGCTTAATTTCACTTCAGGCCGCGGAAGAGGAAACGTCTCAAAGCTCGAATGGCTGAAGGATGTAGAAGATATTTTTGAAGAGAATGTACTAAGATTAATAGATTCAGAACCTGTGGAGAAAAGCAGTAAATACTTAATGTTCGATTGGTCTACTGATACAAAAATGCGGTTGATGAACAAATTCCATTCTCATTTCGGATTTGTTCAAAAGACTGAAGACAAGTTAGTTGTACCTAAGCGTTATCCCTTTCGAACGATTCACCCGTTAGAAGCAGCAGATGCGCACAGTGCTCATATGGTTGCAAACGTGTTTAACCGCCTTGTTTTCCTTACCGATCAGGGGGAAATTCTGCCTGAACTCGCACACAGCTGGGATGTTACACCTACTAAACTGCGACTCTACTTAAGAAAAGACGTTAACTTTCATGATGGATCAATCTTAACAGCTGATGATGTGGTGACTTGTTTAGAAAAGCTGCGGATTCATGAGCAGAACAAAGAGCTATGGTCTCCCGTAGAAGAGGTCTATGCAAAGTCAACGCTCGTGGTTGATATCCTTTTTCCAGGAGGCTGCAGCTACATTCTTCCGTTGTTAAGCACAATGACCGCGAGCATCTATAAAGAAAATAAAGGTCGTCTTTATGGAACGGGGAGCTTCATGTTAGAAGAAAACACCGATCAAAAGACAACGTTAACCGCATTTATAGAACATTTCCAAGAACGGCCATTGTTAGATGCTGTAGAGTTTGTTCAAGTTCCAAAAGAATTTCCGATCGTCTATCACTCAACACTTGAACCAGAGAATTCAGATACATTTCAAGTAGAAAGTGATTCTGGTTTTGGCGTGCTCATCATGAATGCGTATCGCGAAGGGTCTCAGATTGCTCGAAAAGAAGTTCGGCAATACATTCATCAATTGATTAACTCGTACCGACATAGAATTCAAGAATATGAGCCTCGAGCAACACCAAATGATAACAGCTGTCTAATTGGACAGGACCAACAAATTTCTATGACAGAGATTGAGCGTCCGGTGTTCACAGAACCACTCATTGTTAGAGTCGCGGATCACACGGAAAAGACAACCCGTTGGTTAATGGATACGCTCGAGCAAGACAACATTCCCTTCGAAATAAAAAGGATGTCTTTTGAAGAAACGATTTTTAATAGAGAGGAAAGTCAAGACGTTGATCTATTTATTCATGGTGAAATCTTTGAGTTGAACCAAGACCTTTCGTTTTATTTCTTTTTAACAAACGGGTTTGCTCCATTGCCAATCATCTTAGGAAAGAATCAGAAGTGGCAAGAACGCCTAAGCCAATATATACATACACCCTTTGAAAAATGGACAGAGCTAAACGTTGCACTTGAAAAGAAATTGATCGAAGAAGCCATCATGATTCCACTGTATTATGAAAAACGATTCATCCCTTTTTCAACGGAGCTTATGAACGTGAACATCAAGCATTTTGGTTATGTGGATTTTTCGAAGCTGTGGGTTCGGCCGACGATAGAAGAATGA
- a CDS encoding anti-sigma factor — translation MTDNKNDKGKDEELYKAYLMNSKQDFKESHALSEEEQRKIINVGRNTARNTTIMVSLAILLLIMPVMTLMTYMYYGFGGKANKLIDVVGKTLYVTEPNISLEEMEIESDIGLFSMHILFDTYKRIGQEDYKAENVDVYFGLDTPSQPKRISFLEKFPPKGYGDEFLKESQKMFHPEAEVPYHMNDEWSILQQLPDGTVAEAYISLSELMKSDDLNNLFPKEIEIRWLAVDTGLEAKQVDGEGVPITPIGYPAQIDTTTWSPFNGRDQTNEEVFMDILSLLEKNEQTAEMVSTAKSLEIKERRNYLKDNGINIYGAVITGPTPELRKLEQVKEIRALKVGEVKLWNWK, via the coding sequence ATGACTGATAATAAAAACGATAAAGGAAAAGATGAAGAGCTCTATAAAGCGTATTTAATGAACAGTAAGCAGGACTTTAAGGAATCACATGCCCTTTCAGAAGAGGAGCAGAGAAAAATTATTAATGTTGGCCGAAATACAGCTCGTAATACAACCATAATGGTCAGCTTAGCTATATTGCTTTTGATTATGCCCGTCATGACATTGATGACCTACATGTACTATGGATTCGGAGGTAAAGCGAATAAGTTGATTGATGTTGTTGGTAAAACGCTGTATGTTACCGAACCGAATATTAGTCTGGAAGAAATGGAAATAGAGAGCGATATCGGTTTGTTTTCAATGCACATCTTGTTTGATACCTATAAACGCATTGGTCAAGAGGATTATAAGGCAGAGAATGTAGATGTTTACTTCGGACTGGATACACCTTCACAACCAAAAAGGATTTCTTTTCTAGAAAAATTTCCTCCAAAGGGCTATGGTGATGAATTTTTAAAAGAGTCACAAAAGATGTTTCATCCAGAAGCAGAAGTTCCTTATCATATGAATGATGAATGGAGTATCTTGCAACAGCTTCCGGATGGTACTGTTGCTGAAGCGTATATTTCGCTTTCTGAATTAATGAAATCAGATGATCTAAATAACCTCTTCCCTAAAGAGATCGAGATTCGTTGGCTGGCTGTGGATACGGGACTAGAAGCAAAACAAGTTGACGGTGAAGGTGTGCCGATTACACCGATCGGCTACCCAGCTCAAATTGATACAACCACTTGGTCTCCTTTTAACGGCAGAGACCAAACCAATGAGGAAGTATTTATGGATATTTTATCCTTGCTCGAGAAAAATGAACAGACGGCTGAAATGGTTTCTACAGCAAAATCACTCGAAATAAAAGAACGTCGAAACTATTTAAAAGACAATGGAATCAACATTTATGGAGCGGTTATTACCGGCCCGACTCCAGAATTAAGAAAGTTAGAGCAAGTTAAAGAAATTCGCGCATTAAAGGTAGGTGAGGTGAAACTATGGAATTGGAAATGA
- a CDS encoding sigma-70 family RNA polymerase sigma factor, translated as MQLEDVYKLYMNDLYRYLYSLSKDHYVAEDLMQEAFYKAYLTLADYEISNIKAWLFKVAYHAFIDYQRKNKRTILADEIRQSIEANSDTPEKKIVEKESFSLLLEDLNQLKEIEKQAVLLCDLHELSYQEAADVLELKVNTFKSHILRGRKKLMERVKERMYRDD; from the coding sequence GTGCAGCTTGAGGATGTTTATAAACTTTATATGAATGATTTATACCGCTATTTATATTCTCTTTCAAAGGATCACTATGTTGCGGAAGATTTGATGCAAGAAGCTTTTTACAAGGCATACCTAACATTAGCGGATTACGAGATTAGCAATATTAAAGCATGGTTGTTTAAAGTTGCGTATCACGCTTTTATTGATTATCAAAGGAAAAATAAACGAACAATACTTGCTGACGAAATCAGGCAAAGTATTGAAGCCAACTCGGATACGCCAGAGAAAAAAATCGTAGAAAAGGAATCTTTTAGTCTATTGCTTGAGGACTTAAATCAATTAAAAGAAATAGAAAAGCAAGCTGTTTTGTTATGCGACCTGCATGAACTTTCTTATCAAGAAGCTGCAGATGTTCTTGAATTAAAGGTGAACACATTTAAGAGCCATATTCTTAGAGGACGTAAAAAGTTGATGGAAAGAGTAAAGGAAAGGATGTACAGAGATGACTGA
- a CDS encoding DUF5662 family protein → MSKFHPVEFFPYARKFYSNKKVDEVEWQIAWLHHQHHNKHHWNYWVVDQVKREAVPIPTKYLLEMICDYRSLTRHWGSKRTDTNISERLILNLMTEKVILHPKTREECKKLIETFKPMNAQEKI, encoded by the coding sequence TTGTCCAAGTTTCACCCTGTTGAGTTCTTTCCGTATGCCAGAAAGTTTTATTCAAACAAGAAAGTGGATGAGGTGGAATGGCAGATAGCCTGGCTGCATCATCAGCACCATAATAAACATCATTGGAATTATTGGGTTGTTGATCAAGTTAAGAGAGAAGCTGTGCCTATACCGACAAAATACTTGCTTGAAATGATTTGCGACTATCGTTCATTAACGAGACATTGGGGAAGTAAAAGAACAGACACTAACATTTCAGAACGGCTTATTTTGAATTTGATGACTGAAAAAGTGATTCTCCATCCCAAGACAAGGGAAGAGTGTAAAAAATTGATTGAAACGTTTAAACCCATGAATGCTCAGGAAAAAATCTGA
- a CDS encoding type II toxin-antitoxin system RelE family toxin, with translation MYELHYSKQAVKYIKKQDKPTKKRIEKALLTLAENPYQRGNLDICSLEGVDSAFRLRIGDLRILYEIIENELIIFIIAAGSRGDIYK, from the coding sequence ATGTATGAACTTCATTACTCCAAACAAGCCGTTAAGTATATTAAAAAGCAAGACAAGCCAACTAAAAAAAGAATTGAAAAAGCACTGCTCACCTTAGCCGAGAATCCATATCAGAGAGGTAATCTTGATATTTGTTCACTAGAAGGTGTTGACAGTGCTTTTCGTTTGAGAATTGGAGATTTGAGAATATTATATGAAATAATTGAAAATGAGCTTATAATTTTTATTATTGCAGCAGGTAGTAGAGGTGATATTTACAAATAA
- a CDS encoding aminoglycoside phosphotransferase family protein: MNGILPETFIKTITGIHGDKASEWLENFEQLIANCEKRYHLHIQEPFDLSYNFVAPAVRKDGKEVVVKIVLSSHEFETELKALQHMASKSAVKVLEYEAEQGIMILERLSPGHTLAEVEDDEEATQIAANVMKELIVPAPLHSNLPTVVDRENSLKRIYRNHINGYGPIPKETIEEALHIFARLNGSIEMQYLLHGDLHHYNILKNGESWVAIDPKGLIGDPEYEVVQYLLNKLPENDVEEITEKRIDIFVEKLNLDKERVLLRAYSHAVLATCWTVEDGNYSENFFSTIQLFRNLCDTYNLR; encoded by the coding sequence ATGAACGGAATACTTCCTGAAACATTTATTAAGACGATAACAGGGATTCACGGAGACAAAGCTTCAGAATGGCTGGAGAATTTTGAACAGTTGATTGCTAATTGCGAAAAGCGCTATCATCTTCACATTCAAGAACCTTTTGACCTTTCTTACAATTTTGTCGCTCCTGCTGTCCGAAAAGATGGTAAAGAAGTAGTCGTGAAAATCGTACTTTCCAGTCATGAATTTGAAACTGAACTAAAAGCGCTTCAGCATATGGCAAGCAAAAGCGCAGTTAAAGTGTTGGAATATGAAGCAGAACAAGGCATTATGATTCTAGAGCGATTGAGCCCTGGGCATACGTTAGCTGAAGTGGAGGATGATGAAGAGGCCACACAAATTGCTGCAAACGTCATGAAGGAATTAATCGTTCCAGCACCACTTCACTCAAATCTTCCAACAGTTGTAGATCGAGAAAATAGCTTAAAAAGAATTTACAGAAATCATATTAACGGTTATGGTCCCATCCCTAAAGAGACTATTGAAGAGGCGCTACACATTTTTGCACGTCTAAATGGCTCAATTGAAATGCAGTATTTGCTTCATGGTGATCTTCATCATTACAACATTTTGAAAAATGGCGAGTCATGGGTTGCGATTGATCCGAAGGGGTTGATTGGCGACCCTGAATATGAAGTAGTTCAATATCTTCTCAATAAACTGCCAGAAAATGATGTGGAAGAGATTACAGAAAAACGAATTGATATTTTCGTAGAGAAATTGAACTTAGACAAAGAGAGAGTTTTGTTAAGAGCGTATTCTCATGCTGTATTAGCAACGTGCTGGACAGTGGAAGATGGGAATTACAGCGAGAACTTTTTTAGTACCATTCAACTGTTTAGAAACCTGTGTGATACATACAACTTACGATAG
- a CDS encoding serine hydrolase, protein MQKVVDTLKTVKTDQVGIIIYSTKKQKIVASLNPELIVSLASAAKLLVGYCVARWVENGMYHWNEMIEQYQLDPEEDSAVHYPHFQGRASISLGDLVEVMIACHDSRAADSIVTYCGGWEKINHEISRNFNNIHITPNPRDLENKGEVGQVLNILSTIYTGYQADPEIWKPVVNGLVRPIDHLEGIPNHFLNHMSGGLDNLVVDIGLLGEFNQHPFLYVLGASGLPNRYTDTYSDERIVESMKLLYKEYNNQRKVII, encoded by the coding sequence GTGCAAAAAGTAGTCGATACTTTAAAAACTGTCAAAACAGATCAAGTAGGTATAATCATTTATTCAACTAAAAAACAAAAAATTGTGGCTTCATTAAACCCTGAATTAATTGTTTCTTTAGCTTCAGCGGCTAAATTACTTGTTGGATATTGCGTGGCTAGATGGGTAGAAAACGGTATGTACCATTGGAATGAAATGATTGAGCAGTATCAACTTGATCCAGAAGAAGATAGCGCTGTTCATTATCCGCATTTCCAAGGTAGAGCTTCTATTTCTTTAGGTGATCTTGTTGAAGTTATGATTGCTTGTCACGATAGTAGGGCTGCCGACAGTATTGTTACATATTGCGGTGGATGGGAAAAGATAAATCATGAGATTAGTAGGAATTTTAACAATATACATATTACACCAAATCCAAGGGACTTAGAAAATAAAGGTGAAGTTGGACAAGTGCTAAATATATTGAGTACGATCTACACAGGTTATCAAGCAGACCCCGAAATTTGGAAACCCGTTGTGAATGGGCTTGTACGTCCTATAGATCACCTTGAAGGTATTCCAAACCATTTTTTGAATCATATGAGTGGGGGCTTAGATAATCTGGTAGTGGATATCGGACTGCTAGGGGAGTTTAATCAACATCCTTTTCTCTATGTACTAGGTGCAAGTGGTCTTCCTAATCGTTATACAGACACCTATTCAGATGAAAGAATAGTAGAGTCTATGAAGTTGCTGTACAAAGAATACAACAATCAAAGAAAAGTAATTATCTAA
- a CDS encoding sigma-70 family RNA polymerase sigma factor → MSQSTTKTLHALSIELRQRFDEEIRDFSDGLWKYCRYLTGSPWDGEDLFQETMLKALGGLYTRWQPTNLKSYLYRTATNAWIDYCRKEKRSLGVLGEEHEPIEEFSDSLDLEEALEKLYELFTPRQTAVFLLMEIFRFKAEEVASIVKTTPGAVYATTRRMKTKLKENKHDDIKYKPKNAPQKSKVIQAYLNAFNDGDIEGMLSLISDHAHYEASLGFLEVNKDEIREGSLAYGLPGHHAIQSLLWGKPVIVVLAELDQCPQVHDIQYQEVENGKIVYHRSFFFRKEFIVAASKELGYAPQLNKPPLNWTE, encoded by the coding sequence TTGTCGCAATCAACAACCAAAACACTGCACGCTCTGTCTATTGAACTTCGCCAAAGATTTGATGAAGAGATTCGTGATTTCAGTGACGGCTTATGGAAATATTGCCGATATCTCACCGGTTCCCCATGGGATGGTGAGGACTTGTTCCAAGAAACAATGCTTAAAGCCCTCGGAGGTTTATATACAAGATGGCAACCTACAAATCTCAAGTCCTATCTTTATCGTACTGCCACGAATGCATGGATTGATTATTGCAGAAAAGAAAAGCGATCGCTCGGTGTTTTAGGTGAAGAACATGAACCGATTGAAGAATTTTCGGACAGCCTGGACTTAGAAGAAGCACTTGAAAAGCTATATGAACTTTTTACACCAAGGCAGACTGCTGTATTTTTATTAATGGAGATCTTTCGCTTTAAAGCTGAAGAAGTGGCGAGCATTGTTAAGACTACACCTGGCGCTGTTTATGCTACAACTCGAAGAATGAAAACAAAACTTAAAGAAAATAAGCATGATGACATAAAATACAAGCCTAAAAATGCACCACAAAAATCCAAGGTTATTCAAGCTTACCTGAACGCATTTAACGATGGTGACATAGAAGGAATGCTATCACTCATCAGTGATCATGCACATTACGAAGCATCATTAGGATTTTTAGAAGTTAACAAGGACGAGATTCGCGAGGGGTCTCTTGCTTATGGTCTGCCTGGTCATCATGCTATCCAGTCACTATTATGGGGGAAACCAGTTATCGTGGTACTTGCGGAATTAGATCAGTGTCCTCAGGTTCATGACATTCAATATCAGGAAGTTGAAAACGGAAAAATCGTCTACCACAGAAGTTTTTTCTTTAGAAAAGAGTTCATTGTCGCTGCTTCAAAAGAATTAGGGTACGCACCACAGTTAAACAAGCCACCATTGAATTGGACAGAGTAA
- a CDS encoding MFS transporter, which yields MNKNRSFLFLLLGQSLVNIGDVLYIVALISALYTLTESAAVSAFVPFTVTFAMFISSILTPLIIGRVNLKAILLWSQIGKTLLLLSLGFFMITSLNLSNYYITFLIIGGIALLDGCANPVRQALIPYYVKEENLIQANGLAETITQSIQIGTWFFGSLLLLVINPNHLIWIVVSLFAIASCILIFLKKVKHQTERQENNWDLLTQGWRTIRHTPVLKTLVQMEFFETIAGAVWIAAVMYVFVDKALRAGEQWWGFLNGSFFIGLVIGSIVCVRFPQYVDKNRNVFIVAGASMACILTVIFSMTSNAVFALMLSALIGFFGQLKNIPQQTVIQTSVPNEHLATVYTSIGTVSTGVFGFASLFMGVLSDFLGVRSVYFLSGILLLIVSVLAFKDKKLFMKNEKMQHSA from the coding sequence TTGAATAAAAATCGTAGTTTTCTTTTTCTTTTATTAGGTCAGTCATTAGTAAATATTGGGGATGTTTTGTATATTGTCGCTTTAATCAGTGCCTTATACACATTAACCGAGTCGGCAGCTGTTTCAGCATTCGTACCATTTACGGTTACATTTGCTATGTTTATCTCCAGTATTCTGACACCTTTAATTATTGGAAGAGTTAACTTGAAAGCAATTTTGTTATGGTCACAGATTGGAAAGACTCTTCTCTTATTGAGTTTAGGTTTTTTTATGATAACAAGTCTTAACCTATCCAACTATTACATCACCTTTTTGATAATTGGAGGAATTGCGCTACTTGATGGATGTGCAAATCCAGTTCGGCAAGCATTGATTCCATATTACGTAAAGGAAGAGAATTTAATCCAAGCAAATGGATTAGCGGAAACAATTACGCAGTCCATTCAAATAGGAACGTGGTTCTTTGGGAGTTTACTATTACTTGTAATTAACCCAAACCATTTAATCTGGATTGTAGTTTCTTTATTTGCAATAGCTAGCTGTATTTTAATATTCCTTAAAAAGGTGAAACACCAGACGGAACGACAAGAAAATAATTGGGATTTATTAACGCAAGGGTGGCGAACGATTAGGCATACCCCAGTGTTAAAAACTTTAGTGCAAATGGAATTTTTTGAAACCATCGCAGGTGCCGTTTGGATTGCAGCGGTAATGTACGTCTTTGTCGATAAAGCATTAAGAGCTGGAGAGCAATGGTGGGGATTTCTAAACGGTTCTTTTTTTATCGGATTAGTTATAGGGAGTATAGTATGTGTGAGATTTCCCCAGTACGTAGATAAAAATCGAAATGTCTTCATAGTTGCAGGAGCGAGTATGGCTTGCATTTTAACTGTGATCTTTAGCATGACTAGCAACGCAGTATTTGCATTGATGTTGTCAGCCCTGATCGGCTTTTTTGGACAATTAAAGAACATTCCTCAACAAACAGTTATACAAACTAGCGTCCCAAATGAACATCTAGCCACTGTTTATACATCTATAGGCACTGTTTCAACAGGTGTATTTGGGTTTGCTTCTTTATTCATGGGAGTCCTATCCGATTTCTTGGGTGTAAGAAGCGTATATTTTCTTTCGGGAATATTACTTTTAATCGTTAGTGTTTTGGCGTTTAAAGATAAGAAGTTATTTATGAAAAATGAAAAAATGCAACATAGCGCGTAA
- a CDS encoding AAA family ATPase, with the protein MKLVLLFGPQAVGKMTVGHELEKLTDLKLFHNHMTIDLVTPFFDYGSKEGRRLVNLFRSEIFEAFAKSDQYGMIFTYVWAFNYQADWDFVEGVCQVFEKEGAEVYFVELEADLETRLERNITPHRLQHKPTKRNVVWSENDLKTSMDKYRLNSHEGEIQKKNYLRVNNTRLSPEQVAAQIKEVFGL; encoded by the coding sequence ATGAAGCTAGTATTATTATTCGGACCACAAGCAGTAGGGAAAATGACAGTGGGTCACGAATTAGAGAAGCTGACCGATTTAAAACTCTTTCACAATCATATGACCATTGATCTGGTGACTCCTTTTTTCGATTATGGATCAAAAGAAGGCAGAAGGTTGGTAAACTTATTTCGTTCTGAAATTTTTGAAGCGTTTGCCAAAAGTGACCAATATGGCATGATTTTTACTTATGTTTGGGCATTCAACTACCAAGCTGATTGGGATTTTGTTGAGGGTGTGTGTCAGGTGTTTGAGAAAGAAGGTGCAGAGGTTTACTTTGTAGAACTAGAGGCGGATCTAGAAACTAGACTTGAAAGAAACATCACACCTCATCGACTACAACACAAACCAACGAAACGGAATGTTGTGTGGTCGGAGAATGACCTAAAAACATCTATGGATAAATATCGGTTGAACTCCCATGAAGGGGAGATTCAAAAGAAAAACTACCTGCGGGTTAACAATACACGCTTGAGTCCAGAGCAAGTGGCTGCACAAATTAAAGAAGTGTTTGGTTTATAA
- a CDS encoding NUDIX hydrolase, which produces MNLENEIHVVVKGVIVSEAKMLIVKRSAEDEIGAGTWEFPGGKIEFEEAIEAALIREVSEETGLSVTVDRLLYATTFFTKATRKVVLMTYLCQSPSSDVLLSEEHSDYMWASEEDARKKLPTVMLGELEKARFLKFLKCLSVKP; this is translated from the coding sequence ATGAACCTAGAAAATGAGATTCATGTCGTCGTGAAAGGTGTAATCGTATCAGAGGCTAAAATGTTAATTGTAAAACGCTCAGCTGAAGACGAAATCGGGGCAGGAACATGGGAATTCCCAGGTGGGAAGATTGAGTTTGAAGAAGCGATTGAAGCTGCACTCATACGTGAAGTAAGTGAAGAAACTGGCCTTTCTGTAACGGTTGATCGTCTATTGTACGCTACAACCTTTTTTACAAAAGCTACGAGAAAAGTAGTTTTAATGACGTATTTATGTCAGTCCCCTTCATCTGATGTCTTGTTGTCTGAAGAACATTCGGATTATATGTGGGCGTCGGAAGAAGACGCTCGAAAAAAGCTTCCTACTGTTATGTTAGGTGAATTAGAAAAAGCACGTTTCCTGAAATTCCTGAAATGTTTATCGGTTAAACCATGA
- a CDS encoding GNAT family N-acetyltransferase, which translates to MKQVTLEKAILNDADELTAIMKKTFDQEAEKWLQDQNITDYNIQPPGYSSIEMTKYMIRELEYFKVLYGGLLVGGLIATVSGKSYGRIDRIFVDPAFQGKGIGSAVITLIEKEFPHMRAWDLETSSRQLNNHHFYKKMGYVTSFEGEDEFCYVKQLEASGEQDRLVKNKDLSIMKYENSNLSQSKYYQVTLEGSSVSNSNASHFHISNCNLSHSKFQNINYRNTLFADLNLSGSEMIYVTLGGVRFTDTNLGDQNTPVTFERCDLHGSKLTNCDLRNVEIEKSDITGMKIDNIPVEELLKLYNENSKIR; encoded by the coding sequence ATGAAGCAAGTCACACTAGAAAAAGCAATACTTAACGATGCTGATGAATTAACAGCGATTATGAAAAAAACGTTTGATCAGGAAGCGGAAAAATGGCTACAGGATCAAAATATCACCGACTACAATATTCAACCACCGGGATACTCTTCCATAGAAATGACAAAGTACATGATTAGAGAATTGGAATACTTCAAAGTTCTGTACGGAGGGTTATTGGTAGGTGGACTGATTGCAACTGTTTCAGGAAAATCATACGGCAGAATTGATCGGATATTTGTCGATCCAGCATTTCAAGGGAAGGGGATTGGGTCAGCGGTTATCACCTTAATTGAAAAAGAGTTTCCTCATATGAGAGCTTGGGATCTGGAAACATCGAGCAGGCAACTGAACAATCATCACTTTTATAAAAAGATGGGCTATGTCACTAGTTTCGAAGGTGAAGATGAGTTTTGTTATGTTAAACAACTGGAAGCTTCTGGTGAACAGGATCGTTTAGTAAAAAACAAAGATCTATCTATCATGAAGTATGAAAATAGCAACTTAAGTCAATCAAAATATTACCAAGTTACCTTAGAAGGCAGTTCTGTGAGTAATAGCAACGCAAGCCACTTCCATATAAGTAACTGCAATCTTAGTCATTCTAAATTTCAAAACATCAATTACCGAAATACGCTCTTTGCTGATTTAAATCTATCTGGTAGTGAAATGATTTACGTCACTTTAGGTGGTGTGCGTTTTACAGATACGAACCTTGGCGACCAAAATACACCTGTAACTTTTGAGCGATGTGATCTGCACGGTTCAAAGCTAACAAACTGTGACCTCAGAAATGTTGAGATTGAGAAAAGTGACATAACAGGTATGAAAATTGATAATATCCCCGTTGAGGAACTTCTCAAATTATATAACGAAAACAGCAAAATTAGATAA
- a CDS encoding helix-hairpin-helix domain-containing protein → MPNYQNTNLPNKLAKPAQRALASAGISTIEQLTSWTETELMKLHGMGPKAMGQLLDALKEKGLSFKK, encoded by the coding sequence ATGCCCAATTACCAAAATACAAACCTTCCGAATAAACTGGCAAAACCCGCTCAACGGGCCCTTGCATCTGCAGGCATCTCGACAATTGAACAGCTTACTAGTTGGACTGAAACAGAACTTATGAAACTACATGGAATGGGTCCAAAAGCAATGGGGCAGCTACTAGATGCACTCAAAGAAAAGGGACTGTCGTTTAAAAAATAG
- a CDS encoding GNAT family N-acetyltransferase, which translates to MYDKIKLQLLNDESLISEVKNVFAMHGIIRDKGYFEKCYEENISGERITILAYYDGILAGCSHLKKVSDYPYFKKNDIPEINDLNVFSAFRNKGIAGRIIDELEAAISETHDTVGIGVGLFSDYGTAQRLYCKKGYIPDGHGLQYNYEQVQPGTHVFVDDDLNLYYTKQLNG; encoded by the coding sequence ATGTACGATAAAATTAAATTACAACTTTTAAATGACGAATCTTTAATAAGTGAAGTTAAGAATGTCTTTGCAATGCATGGGATTATTAGAGATAAAGGTTATTTCGAGAAATGTTATGAAGAAAATATCAGTGGAGAGCGAATTACCATTTTAGCTTATTATGACGGTATTTTAGCAGGATGCTCTCATTTGAAAAAAGTGTCTGATTACCCTTACTTTAAGAAAAATGACATACCAGAGATCAATGACTTGAATGTTTTTTCCGCTTTCAGAAACAAAGGTATTGCAGGACGAATAATAGATGAGCTAGAAGCAGCTATTTCTGAAACACATGATACTGTTGGAATTGGAGTCGGATTGTTTAGTGATTACGGGACTGCGCAGCGTTTGTATTGTAAGAAAGGTTATATCCCTGATGGTCATGGCCTTCAATACAATTATGAGCAAGTCCAGCCTGGTACTCATGTGTTTGTTGATGATGACTTGAATCTATATTATACGAAACAACTAAATGGCTAA